A stretch of Roseibium porphyridii DNA encodes these proteins:
- a CDS encoding phosphotransferase → MTSLPKTIRENLHFLCAEIDGQLILLEAFFQDPTAALARRIMDRAGYAHNLKTRILDACVRQMAGAKKDNRKHLTLRSLEFVAVDLQRLSNLARQSLRHVERIDTFNTLVPERYPVIVGHVRSGVARIENAIHSSDSNLAIEIGQMQNKIEADYRKVFKVYTREMRNPKTQPSDIANSLLVASEFQRMGDSLKSISEALISSNIGQAVNFERYFSLQSLMSDLEEPNGELAIEAIAETRSGSSISAIRNTKTETVTAVFKDGEKNKVKEERQGVESWHSIYPGLAPKILSYKKRNQSAALLIEHLPGLTLEHILLNENGDLCDKALARLSKTLRDIWKQTRTKEPAELGSMQQLSERLGEVRRVHPEFQETHVRFCGEALPSLDTLVGLAAKREAQVAAPFSVYIHGDFNVDNIIFDPGENRIHFIDLHRSRYMDYVQDISVFMVSNYRLHVLDRETRSRIMDVSQTFFKSARAFARKQNDDTFEFRLALGLARSFATSTRFIFDKVHARRMWLRSRYLIEKALACPVGEEARFRLPLKEIFVD, encoded by the coding sequence ATGACTAGCCTGCCCAAGACCATCCGGGAAAATCTCCACTTTTTGTGCGCTGAAATCGATGGGCAGCTGATCCTTCTGGAAGCGTTCTTCCAGGATCCGACAGCCGCACTCGCTCGAAGGATCATGGACCGTGCGGGCTATGCCCACAATCTGAAGACACGGATCTTGGACGCATGCGTGCGCCAGATGGCGGGCGCAAAAAAAGACAACAGAAAACATCTGACACTGCGCAGCCTCGAATTTGTTGCCGTCGACCTGCAACGCCTTTCCAATCTGGCGCGCCAGTCACTGCGGCATGTGGAACGGATCGACACCTTCAATACACTGGTCCCGGAGCGGTACCCGGTAATCGTTGGACATGTCCGCAGCGGTGTCGCCAGGATCGAAAATGCCATTCATAGCAGCGACAGCAATCTGGCCATCGAAATTGGCCAGATGCAAAATAAGATCGAGGCCGACTACCGCAAGGTTTTCAAGGTCTACACACGGGAAATGCGCAACCCCAAAACGCAGCCGTCCGACATTGCCAACAGTCTGCTCGTCGCAAGCGAGTTTCAGCGTATGGGCGATTCCCTCAAATCCATCAGCGAAGCGCTGATCTCGTCAAATATCGGACAGGCGGTCAATTTTGAACGCTACTTCTCGCTGCAGAGCCTGATGTCCGACCTTGAGGAGCCAAACGGCGAACTGGCTATTGAGGCCATCGCAGAAACGCGGTCCGGCAGCTCCATCTCAGCAATTCGAAACACAAAAACCGAAACCGTGACTGCCGTCTTCAAGGATGGTGAAAAGAACAAGGTGAAAGAAGAGCGTCAGGGTGTTGAAAGCTGGCACTCTATCTATCCGGGCCTTGCTCCCAAGATCCTGTCCTATAAAAAGCGCAACCAGTCGGCTGCTCTTTTGATCGAACATCTGCCGGGCCTGACGCTCGAACATATTCTTCTGAACGAAAACGGAGATCTTTGCGACAAGGCACTCGCGCGCCTGTCCAAAACACTGCGTGACATCTGGAAACAGACCAGAACCAAGGAACCCGCCGAGCTGGGCAGCATGCAACAATTGTCTGAACGGCTCGGAGAGGTGCGCCGGGTTCATCCGGAGTTTCAGGAAACTCACGTCCGGTTCTGCGGAGAAGCCTTGCCGTCGCTCGACACTCTGGTCGGTCTGGCGGCAAAGCGCGAGGCGCAGGTGGCAGCCCCCTTTTCCGTCTACATCCATGGCGACTTCAACGTCGACAACATCATCTTCGACCCGGGAGAAAACAGGATCCATTTCATCGATCTGCACCGATCGCGTTACATGGACTATGTTCAGGATATCTCGGTGTTCATGGTTTCGAACTACCGTCTGCACGTTCTAGATCGCGAGACACGTAGCCGCATCATGGATGTCTCGCAAACCTTCTTTAAATCGGCACGGGCATTTGCCCGAAAACAGAATGACGACACTTTCGAATTCCGTCTCGCGCTCGGCCTGGCACGGTCCTTTGCCACCTCCACCCGTTTCATCTTCGACAAGGTTCATGCCAGACGCATGTGGCTGCGTTCCCGTTACCTGATCGAGAAAGCCCTTGCCTGCCCCGTTGGCGAGGAGGCCAGGTTCCGTCTCCCATTGAAGGAGATTTTCGTTGACTGA
- a CDS encoding helix-turn-helix domain-containing protein has protein sequence MPDLPVRSVFGPEDADRPSFVGGKPVVFGQFAMRRFVPVRHGLDWHGHVEFNWLTGGEMTYRFETDKVVLPEGQMCFFWAGIPHQTVDLNPVQASNYQLTNMYFPLDVFLSFRGIGRIQRALLSGAVLVVPEHLAIRDIPGRWHQDYQSKDLGRFECLTMELHALMRRLSIEESIKDLRNNFRPVRDDGRQSGPTEHVVRMIEAVIQNTSLPVSTQEIATISGLNANYASNMFKKTLGITLKQFIVRMRLIRARELLLSSDVSVSEAAFQAGFSSASQFYDNYKSVYGSVPSDLRQARPA, from the coding sequence GTGCCCGATTTGCCCGTTCGCTCTGTTTTTGGACCTGAAGATGCTGACCGTCCGTCATTTGTTGGCGGTAAGCCTGTTGTCTTCGGTCAGTTTGCAATGCGCCGTTTTGTGCCGGTTCGGCATGGTCTGGACTGGCATGGACATGTCGAGTTCAACTGGCTCACAGGCGGCGAGATGACATACAGGTTCGAAACGGACAAGGTCGTGCTTCCGGAGGGTCAGATGTGTTTCTTCTGGGCTGGAATTCCGCATCAGACTGTCGATCTTAACCCTGTCCAGGCTTCCAACTACCAGCTTACGAACATGTATTTTCCACTTGATGTCTTTTTGTCTTTTCGTGGAATTGGTCGCATTCAGCGCGCACTGCTGTCCGGTGCTGTTCTGGTTGTGCCGGAACATCTCGCGATCAGAGATATTCCGGGCCGTTGGCATCAGGACTATCAATCAAAGGATCTCGGTCGGTTCGAATGCCTGACAATGGAACTCCATGCATTGATGCGACGGCTTTCCATTGAAGAAAGCATCAAGGACTTGCGCAACAACTTCCGGCCGGTCAGGGATGATGGCAGGCAGTCGGGACCGACCGAGCATGTGGTGCGCATGATCGAGGCCGTCATCCAGAACACATCATTGCCAGTATCGACCCAGGAGATCGCAACGATAAGCGGTTTGAATGCCAACTACGCATCCAACATGTTCAAGAAGACGCTCGGGATCACGCTCAAGCAATTCATTGTTCGCATGCGGTTAATCAGGGCTCGAGAACTTCTTTTGTCTTCCGACGTTTCTGTGTCGGAAGCCGCATTCCAGGCCGGATTTTCTTCCGCCAGTCAGTTCTATGACAACTACAAGTCCGTCTATGGCAGCGTGCCAAGCGACCTGCGCCAGGCAAGACCGGCCTGA
- a CDS encoding N-formylglutamate amidohydrolase, translated as MGASPQSGGQKNGQAGGVTRAVAVENAEGNGPFVFVCDHASNHFPPPYDTSLGLSEAEKAEHIAWDPGALGVARQLSKSLNAPLVFTTVSRLVIDCNREETRADLIPCLSETTQIAGNRDLSADEKAFRLNLVHRPFHKAIDKVLNQRLDRGIPTALVSVHSFTPVYKGKARPWEIGLISESDRSLADPVLQALRIRGDLTVGDNQPYAPSDGVYYTIRRHGESRQLPCLMIEIRNDEVKTSEQEGHWAEMLAPVLSGALETGTADLSGGADA; from the coding sequence ATGGGTGCAAGCCCTCAAAGCGGCGGCCAAAAAAATGGTCAGGCAGGAGGGGTAACCCGGGCTGTTGCGGTTGAAAACGCGGAAGGCAATGGACCGTTCGTTTTTGTCTGCGATCACGCCTCCAATCATTTCCCGCCGCCTTACGACACCAGTCTTGGTCTGTCGGAGGCGGAAAAGGCAGAGCATATCGCGTGGGACCCAGGCGCACTTGGCGTTGCAAGGCAATTGTCGAAAAGCCTGAATGCCCCGCTGGTCTTCACAACCGTCTCAAGGCTGGTCATCGATTGCAACCGTGAGGAAACCCGCGCGGACCTGATCCCCTGCCTGAGTGAAACCACACAGATTGCAGGCAATCGTGACCTCTCGGCGGATGAAAAGGCCTTCCGGCTCAATCTGGTGCATCGTCCCTTTCACAAGGCGATCGACAAGGTGCTGAACCAGCGACTCGATCGTGGCATTCCAACCGCGCTTGTATCCGTCCATTCCTTCACGCCGGTCTACAAAGGAAAAGCAAGGCCGTGGGAAATCGGCTTGATTTCGGAAAGCGACCGGAGCCTTGCTGATCCTGTGCTTCAAGCGCTCAGGATCCGCGGTGATCTGACTGTTGGCGACAACCAGCCCTATGCACCGTCCGATGGCGTTTACTACACCATTCGTCGACACGGTGAGAGCCGGCAATTGCCGTGCCTGATGATTGAAATCAGAAACGATGAGGTGAAGACAAGCGAGCAGGAAGGACATTGGGCGGAGATGCTCGCCCCGGTACTTTCAGGCGCGCTTGAAACGGGGACAGCGGACTTATCTGGAGGTGCTGATGCTTAA
- a CDS encoding TRAP transporter small permease subunit, whose product MLKAARLYVRFVDGFNRGLGRIIMWGIFVMAAILLWSSVSKTFFSPSLWTLEVAQFAMVAYYVLGGPYSIQLGSNVRMDLFYADWSLKKKAWFDAFTVLLLLFYLGVLLYGALNSFAYSLGHFTQEPFVFYRDLIVAFVTGGPEAASEILGFVERSPTSWRPYVWPIKLVMIIGFFLMLLQVFAEFLKDIARIKGETI is encoded by the coding sequence ATGCTTAAGGCGGCCCGCCTTTACGTCCGGTTTGTCGACGGGTTCAATCGGGGTCTTGGCAGAATCATCATGTGGGGCATCTTCGTGATGGCCGCCATCTTGCTCTGGTCGTCTGTCTCAAAGACTTTCTTCAGTCCCTCATTGTGGACACTGGAAGTCGCGCAGTTCGCTATGGTCGCCTATTACGTTCTGGGAGGGCCCTATTCGATACAACTCGGATCGAACGTGCGCATGGATCTTTTCTACGCGGACTGGAGCTTGAAGAAAAAAGCCTGGTTCGATGCCTTCACCGTGTTGCTTCTACTTTTTTACCTCGGGGTTCTTCTCTACGGCGCGCTCAATTCCTTTGCTTATTCGCTGGGGCACTTCACGCAGGAACCATTTGTCTTTTATCGGGACCTGATCGTTGCATTCGTGACAGGTGGTCCGGAAGCTGCGAGTGAAATTCTTGGATTTGTCGAACGCAGCCCAACGTCGTGGCGACCATATGTCTGGCCAATCAAACTGGTCATGATCATCGGATTTTTTCTTATGCTCCTTCAGGTTTTTGCCGAGTTCCTGAAAGACATTGCCCGTATCAAGGGAGAGACGATCTGA
- a CDS encoding TRAP transporter large permease, which yields MSYEMIALLMFSSMMLMLLTGQRVFGAIGGIASIAAIMLWGTGGGDIPFSAAMKLMKWYPLLTLPMFIFMGYVLSETKIADDLYKMFHVWMGPINGGLAIGTILLMVLISAMNGLSVAGMAIGATIALPELLKRKYDKRMVTGVIQAGSSLGILVPPSVVLVLYAMIARAPVGQLWLAGAVPGLMMAAMFIVYIAIRCRIQPELGPALSEDERDVSRGEKYRLLLAGLLPLIIFAMMMVPFVMGKTSLVEASAVGALTALIAAVLKRRMTLAILVLCLKNTLAISCMFMWIILAALGFGAVFDGLGAVKAIESLFTEQLGLSPWMILILMQLSFLVMGTFLDDTAMLVIVAPLYVPLVGSLDLGMPRGDILIWYGVLYTITTQIAYMTPPFGYNLFLMRAMAPKSITMRDIYGSITPFVLVMILALVIVMVFPQIALWLPNLIYGK from the coding sequence ATGTCATATGAGATGATCGCTCTTTTGATGTTCTCGTCGATGATGCTGATGCTGCTGACCGGTCAGCGGGTTTTTGGCGCGATTGGCGGCATTGCGTCCATTGCAGCGATAATGCTCTGGGGAACCGGTGGTGGAGACATCCCGTTTTCGGCCGCAATGAAATTGATGAAATGGTATCCGCTGCTGACGCTGCCGATGTTCATTTTCATGGGTTATGTCCTGTCGGAAACCAAGATTGCAGACGATCTTTACAAGATGTTCCATGTCTGGATGGGGCCGATCAATGGCGGTCTGGCGATTGGCACGATTCTGCTGATGGTTTTGATCTCGGCCATGAACGGACTTTCCGTCGCGGGCATGGCAATTGGCGCGACGATTGCGCTGCCGGAGCTCTTGAAACGCAAATACGACAAACGGATGGTGACCGGCGTAATTCAGGCCGGATCTTCACTCGGGATCCTTGTGCCTCCTTCTGTCGTGCTAGTGCTTTACGCGATGATCGCCCGGGCACCGGTTGGCCAGCTATGGCTCGCCGGCGCCGTACCAGGCCTGATGATGGCAGCAATGTTCATTGTCTATATTGCGATCAGATGCCGTATACAGCCTGAACTCGGGCCGGCGCTTTCCGAAGACGAACGGGATGTTTCCCGGGGCGAAAAATACCGTTTGCTGCTGGCAGGACTTTTGCCGCTCATCATCTTTGCGATGATGATGGTGCCTTTCGTGATGGGGAAAACCAGCCTGGTCGAGGCATCGGCTGTCGGCGCCCTCACGGCCCTGATCGCGGCGGTTCTCAAGCGCCGGATGACATTGGCCATTCTGGTTCTTTGCCTGAAGAACACCCTCGCTATCTCCTGCATGTTCATGTGGATCATCCTGGCGGCCCTAGGCTTCGGTGCGGTGTTTGATGGTCTGGGTGCCGTCAAGGCCATTGAGAGCCTGTTCACGGAACAGCTTGGCCTGTCGCCCTGGATGATCCTGATCCTGATGCAACTGTCGTTCCTGGTTATGGGAACATTCCTGGACGACACTGCGATGCTCGTGATTGTTGCGCCGCTTTATGTACCTCTGGTCGGGTCGCTTGACCTCGGCATGCCGCGCGGTGACATTCTGATCTGGTATGGCGTGCTTTATACGATAACGACGCAGATCGCCTATATGACGCCACCCTTCGGTTACAATCTTTTCCTGATGCGGGCGATGGCGCCCAAGAGCATCACGATGCGTGACATCTACGGATCTATCACGCCTTTTGTTCTGGTGATGATCCTGGCACTCGTGATCGTAATGGTTTTCCCGCAAATCGCACTTTGGCTACCCAATCTGATCTACGGAAAGTAG
- a CDS encoding HprK-related kinase B: MRKPHLQEIVDALAPDRATQNADPVCLSVGGFVIEVRCVSITLLAELLRYFQHVIVAPCEPDTVVHVLGNAQLPFEPEYVDWVREASKRGRKDTIYDLPDGRLILKVRTGVQFLQSPAWSVAFGPTEQNANQVINFINTQILNRFQREGWLACHAAAVKTSDKGLAISGLSGGGKSTTMLRLMEIADTHYVTNDRLLVRKNANKTDALGIPKLPRINPGTIVTNARLTGLIDEEREEELRNLEPDELWHLEEKYDLFIDDIYGPGRISHETHLTDFWVLNWSRDSTAPTDVSAVNLKSRPDLLSAITKNPGPFYQRSNGAFWTDRSALEATAYLDALSDIRVWEVSGLIDFDALFDAGMQLLGTPS, from the coding sequence GTGAGAAAGCCTCACCTTCAGGAAATTGTCGACGCACTTGCACCTGACCGGGCAACCCAAAACGCTGACCCGGTCTGCTTGAGCGTCGGTGGATTTGTGATCGAAGTGCGGTGTGTCTCCATCACCTTGCTGGCAGAACTGCTAAGATATTTTCAGCATGTCATTGTCGCGCCTTGCGAACCCGACACCGTTGTTCATGTTCTTGGCAATGCACAGCTGCCCTTTGAGCCTGAATATGTCGACTGGGTACGGGAGGCGAGCAAGCGCGGGCGCAAGGATACCATTTATGACTTGCCTGACGGCCGGTTGATCCTCAAGGTTCGAACGGGAGTTCAGTTTCTGCAGTCCCCAGCCTGGTCCGTTGCTTTCGGGCCTACAGAGCAAAATGCCAACCAGGTTATCAATTTCATCAACACGCAAATCCTGAACCGGTTTCAGCGCGAGGGCTGGCTCGCCTGTCATGCGGCGGCGGTCAAGACCAGTGACAAGGGTCTGGCCATTTCCGGTCTGTCCGGGGGCGGTAAATCAACCACCATGCTCCGCCTGATGGAGATCGCGGATACGCATTATGTCACCAACGATCGATTGCTCGTTCGCAAAAACGCAAACAAGACGGATGCACTCGGCATTCCCAAATTACCGCGCATCAATCCTGGAACCATCGTCACCAACGCAAGGCTCACGGGCCTCATCGACGAGGAACGGGAGGAAGAGCTTCGCAATCTGGAACCGGATGAGCTCTGGCATCTGGAAGAAAAATACGACCTCTTCATTGATGACATCTACGGGCCGGGCCGCATTTCGCACGAAACGCATTTGACGGATTTCTGGGTCCTGAACTGGTCTCGCGACAGCACTGCACCGACCGATGTTTCCGCAGTGAACTTGAAATCACGACCGGATCTTTTGTCCGCCATCACAAAAAACCCGGGGCCTTTTTATCAAAGATCGAACGGCGCCTTCTGGACTGACCGGTCGGCTCTGGAAGCAACCGCTTACCTTGATGCACTTTCAGACATTCGCGTCTGGGAAGTCTCTGGCCTCATCGACTTCGACGCATTGTTTGATGCTGGAATGCAATTGTTGGGAACTCCATCATGA
- a CDS encoding MurR/RpiR family transcriptional regulator produces MERPLLEDIRDRLDEFTATEKKAAHALLANYPMQGLGTVAQFAEAASVSSPTILRFIARLGFPGFAEFQKKLRSELESQLNSPLARSTSMSDEKASDPHVGQLLDNIRETFDHLPKGELEGLTNLLSDERKTIHLIGGRFTDGLARYMAAHLRIVRPNVTHVAGQQGNWLDQLIGIGPKDVVVVFDIRRYQAEIIQFAEAAAKQGATVALVTDSWMSPVGRIASYVLPARVAVPSPWDSSLALMAIAEVLIAGVTRQNQTRAQARMRSLETLRNEIDPSTEDGRSGPDI; encoded by the coding sequence ATGGAACGCCCGCTTCTGGAAGACATTCGCGACCGGCTAGACGAATTCACCGCAACGGAGAAAAAGGCGGCCCATGCTTTGCTGGCCAATTATCCGATGCAGGGCCTGGGCACGGTTGCGCAGTTTGCAGAAGCTGCCAGCGTCAGCTCTCCAACCATCTTGAGATTCATTGCCAGACTGGGGTTTCCCGGTTTTGCCGAGTTTCAAAAGAAACTCCGCAGCGAACTTGAGAGCCAGCTCAATTCACCACTGGCGCGCAGCACCAGCATGTCCGATGAAAAAGCGTCCGACCCGCATGTCGGACAGCTGTTGGACAACATACGCGAAACCTTTGATCACTTGCCGAAAGGCGAGCTGGAAGGACTGACCAATCTTCTCTCGGATGAACGCAAGACCATTCATCTCATCGGTGGCCGGTTCACTGATGGTCTTGCGCGTTACATGGCAGCCCATTTGCGCATTGTCCGTCCCAATGTCACCCATGTTGCAGGCCAGCAGGGAAACTGGCTGGATCAGCTTATCGGGATTGGCCCCAAAGACGTTGTCGTCGTCTTCGACATCCGCCGGTATCAGGCTGAAATTATTCAGTTTGCCGAAGCTGCCGCGAAACAGGGCGCAACCGTTGCACTGGTGACGGACAGCTGGATGTCACCGGTCGGCAGGATCGCGAGCTATGTGCTACCTGCCCGTGTTGCAGTCCCGTCTCCCTGGGATTCCTCACTGGCGCTGATGGCAATTGCGGAAGTTCTGATTGCAGGCGTGACACGACAGAACCAGACCCGTGCCCAGGCCCGGATGCGGTCGCTGGAAACTCTGCGCAACGAAATCGACCCCTCAACGGAAGACGGTCGCAGCGGACCGGACATCTGA
- a CDS encoding alpha-glucosidase/alpha-galactosidase, translated as MSNPAKITFVGAGSTVFAKNIIGDCLLRPALTHAHFALMDIDPERLRESEIVISKMISSLGAKATVSCHQDQREALEGSDFVVVAFQIGGYEPCTVTDFEVPKSYGLRQTIGDTLGIGGIMRGLRTVPHLWGICEDMRAVCPDALMLQYVNPMAINTWAISEKYPDIRQVGLCHSVPLTAAELAEDLEIDTSRLRYKVGGINHMAFYLHLHEVLDDGSTRDLYPKLKKLHASGAIPKTDNLWNPRCPNYVRYEVMQKLGYFVTESSEHFAEYVPWFIKSGRKDLIDRFSIPLDEYPKRCVEQVADWKEQAKAFLGPDSIEVKASPEYASEIINAIVTNTPTTIYGNVPNHGLIDALPKGCAVEVPCLIDSNGVQPTRVEGIPPQLTALMRTNVSVQELTVRALVDEVPEHVYHAAMLDPHTAAELDLDQICGLVDDLIRAHGHWLPSWLATNRQAA; from the coding sequence ATGTCCAATCCAGCCAAGATTACCTTTGTCGGTGCCGGATCAACCGTTTTTGCCAAGAACATCATCGGCGACTGTCTGCTGCGGCCAGCGCTTACCCATGCTCATTTTGCCCTCATGGATATCGACCCTGAACGCCTTCGCGAATCCGAAATTGTGATATCCAAAATGATCTCCTCGCTAGGTGCCAAGGCAACGGTTTCCTGTCATCAGGACCAGCGGGAAGCGCTGGAAGGCTCTGATTTTGTCGTCGTTGCCTTCCAGATCGGCGGCTACGAACCTTGCACCGTCACAGACTTCGAGGTTCCAAAGTCCTATGGCCTACGTCAGACGATTGGCGACACGCTCGGCATTGGTGGCATCATGCGCGGCTTGCGGACCGTTCCGCATCTTTGGGGCATATGCGAAGACATGCGGGCCGTGTGCCCGGATGCGTTGATGCTGCAATACGTCAATCCAATGGCAATCAACACCTGGGCGATCAGCGAGAAATATCCTGACATTCGTCAGGTGGGTCTGTGCCACTCGGTTCCTCTGACAGCTGCCGAGCTGGCCGAGGATCTGGAAATTGACACAAGCCGATTGCGCTACAAAGTTGGCGGCATCAATCATATGGCCTTCTATCTTCACCTTCATGAAGTGCTGGATGACGGTTCAACGCGGGACCTCTATCCCAAATTGAAAAAGCTTCACGCGAGCGGAGCAATTCCGAAAACGGACAACTTGTGGAATCCCCGGTGCCCCAACTATGTTCGCTATGAAGTCATGCAAAAGCTTGGGTATTTCGTGACCGAAAGCTCCGAGCACTTCGCAGAATACGTTCCCTGGTTCATCAAGAGTGGCCGCAAGGATCTGATAGATCGCTTCTCGATCCCATTGGATGAATATCCGAAACGTTGTGTTGAGCAGGTGGCCGATTGGAAAGAGCAGGCGAAGGCCTTCCTAGGACCAGATTCGATTGAGGTGAAGGCCTCGCCTGAATACGCGTCGGAAATCATCAATGCGATCGTGACCAACACACCAACAACGATCTATGGAAACGTGCCCAACCATGGTTTGATCGACGCGCTGCCGAAGGGGTGTGCCGTTGAGGTGCCTTGCCTGATCGACAGCAACGGTGTTCAGCCTACACGGGTCGAAGGTATCCCGCCGCAGCTGACGGCCCTGATGCGGACCAATGTTTCCGTTCAGGAACTGACTGTTCGGGCGCTTGTCGACGAAGTACCGGAACATGTCTATCACGCAGCGATGCTTGACCCGCACACTGCAGCCGAATTGGATCTCGATCAGATCTGCGGCCTTGTCGATGACCTGATCAGGGCTCATGGCCACTGGCTGCCCAGCTGGCTGGCGACAAACAGACAGGCTGCCTGA
- a CDS encoding histidine phosphatase family protein: MNDRFIILLRHGAYRQKPGTPSALQPFDLTETGKAQAKAAGLELAELARDKNWHVSPEIFCSRQLRSWQTATLLSRTMSKTTGQTFEVTETEALAERSVGALANLTIPEIEQVLMEDPRHEAPPENWKSDSHYKLPVQGAESLMEAGARVADFLQKRVETNPHVNGPIAQICVGHGAALRHAAHHLGVLSFPKIRQVSMHHAKAVILRFHPDAGWSHHTGAWKERRVLELTMD, encoded by the coding sequence ATGAACGACAGGTTCATCATTCTCCTGCGCCATGGCGCTTACCGGCAAAAACCTGGAACGCCAAGCGCACTGCAACCTTTTGATCTGACCGAAACAGGAAAAGCGCAAGCCAAGGCAGCCGGCCTTGAGCTGGCAGAACTCGCCAGGGACAAAAACTGGCACGTTTCGCCGGAAATCTTTTGTTCGCGCCAATTGCGGTCCTGGCAAACAGCAACGCTGCTCAGCAGGACCATGTCGAAAACGACGGGCCAAACCTTTGAGGTAACGGAAACAGAAGCCCTCGCCGAAAGGTCGGTCGGGGCACTGGCCAATCTCACCATTCCAGAAATTGAGCAAGTGCTGATGGAAGATCCCCGCCATGAAGCTCCGCCGGAAAACTGGAAATCGGACAGTCACTACAAATTGCCGGTTCAGGGAGCCGAGAGCCTGATGGAAGCCGGGGCACGGGTGGCCGACTTTCTGCAAAAACGTGTCGAAACAAACCCCCACGTGAATGGCCCGATAGCCCAGATATGTGTCGGTCACGGAGCAGCGCTGCGCCACGCTGCTCATCATCTGGGAGTGCTTTCCTTTCCGAAAATCCGGCAAGTGAGCATGCATCACGCCAAGGCTGTGATCTTGAGATTTCACCCGGATGCCGGCTGGAGCCATCACACCGGCGCCTGGAAAGAGCGCCGGGTTC
- a CDS encoding GAK system ATP-grasp enzyme, whose translation MTELKIGVVGIPGKWSTEILAEELEARTGFRCVIDMADVVLDLKSRSLSAGNHNLCGFDGLIIKKISQEYSPATLDRLDLLRIAEASGVRVFSKTRSIFSLVNRLSCTLTLSDAGIPMPATCITESIDEAALAVQRFGTSVFKPLFSTKARGMTLIEAQSDGDRLRQDIAAFKAENPVMYLQKKVNLSGRDLGMVFLAGEYLGTYARVAKEGSWNTTIHDGGRYEAFTPEPSLIDLARRAQAPFDLDFTTVDVGLTDEGPVVFEVSAFGGFKGALEGASIDAASLYASYAIEKVRS comes from the coding sequence TTGACTGAGCTGAAGATTGGCGTGGTCGGCATTCCCGGCAAATGGTCCACCGAAATTCTGGCGGAAGAACTTGAAGCCCGAACCGGATTTCGCTGTGTCATCGACATGGCCGATGTTGTGCTTGACCTGAAGTCCCGATCGCTAAGCGCCGGAAATCACAATCTCTGTGGTTTTGACGGCCTGATCATCAAGAAAATCAGCCAGGAGTATAGCCCCGCGACGCTGGATCGCCTGGATCTTCTGCGTATCGCCGAAGCTTCAGGTGTACGGGTGTTTTCCAAAACCCGATCCATCTTCAGCCTCGTCAACCGGCTCAGCTGCACCCTTACGCTTTCCGATGCAGGCATACCAATGCCCGCAACGTGCATCACCGAAAGCATCGACGAGGCAGCTCTTGCCGTTCAACGGTTTGGCACTTCGGTTTTCAAGCCATTGTTTTCAACCAAAGCACGCGGAATGACGCTGATTGAAGCACAGTCAGACGGTGACCGCCTCCGGCAGGACATCGCTGCCTTCAAGGCAGAAAACCCGGTCATGTACCTGCAGAAGAAAGTCAATCTTTCCGGTCGGGACCTCGGCATGGTGTTCCTGGCAGGTGAATATCTCGGTACCTATGCACGCGTTGCCAAGGAAGGCAGCTGGAACACAACCATCCATGACGGCGGCCGCTACGAAGCATTTACACCTGAACCGTCGTTGATAGATCTCGCGCGCCGCGCACAGGCCCCGTTTGATCTGGATTTCACCACGGTCGACGTCGGGCTGACGGACGAAGGTCCTGTCGTCTTCGAGGTTTCCGCTTTTGGTGGTTTCAAGGGTGCGCTCGAAGGTGCGTCAATCGACGCAGCCAGTCTTTATGCATCATATGCAATTGAAAAGGTGCGTTCGTGA